The Candidatus Woesearchaeota archaeon genome segment GGCCAATGCCTGAGACGGCACTTTGCTCTCCTGCAGTGCGAGCTTCCATTTTTCATCTTCCGGAACAGAATCATCAAGCTTCTGGTAGAACTCTTTTGCCTGCTGCAATTTTCCAAGTAATTCTATCTCATCCTTTGCTCCTGCAGCATACTGTCCTGACCAGCCGCGCGAATGGCCTTCCTGCGTGTCTAAAGTTGCCTGCAGGAAAGCCTCTGTTTGTGTTGTCTTTTCAAAGTCTGTCAAAGGCCTGCCAAGCTTATGCTCCATAAAAGAGTTCTTCTCTGCTGCCTCTCCCGCGAAATCCTCGAAGCTGAGGTACCTCACTTTGAATTCCCTTGTTGACTCGTCGAATTCAGGGACTCTTCCGCGTGCGGGATCGTAAGGGTCGACAACTTTCCTGCCTTCGTAATCAACATAGTCTCCTTTTCTTATGGTGCAGCGGTTGCCGTCTACGTCCACACCATTAGGATCATCTTCCTGCGCTTTCAGCCAGACCGGAAATGCTACCAGCCTGTCTTTTTCCACTGTGCTCATTGCCTGGCCTGTACGGTCATCGATAAGATAGAATTTCGCATCCTTATCCTCTGTAAGCCTCCTTTTCCACATTATTCTGCCGTCATCGCCTGCTGACAAGGCCTGACTAGGCTGCCCTGGCAGATGCATGTCTGTCAGCGGCCTCTCAAACTCGCCTGTATGCACTACCACAGAACCGCCGCCTGCTGTATCTGCAGCGAAATCAATAGCCCGCTCAACTTCCTGCTGGCCTGCTCTTGCCCGGTTCATATCGAACTTATAGAGATCGCCGCCCTGCTCTACAGCCCCGGTCATGCCCATTATCTGGTAGGCTGCATGGGTCGTAAATCCAACATTATTCACAGCGCCTAACTCCCTTATGGCCTGCCTTTGATCCTTGCCGTACATCTCTGGAGTGTGAGCCTGCCTGTTGCCTGAGATCGCTCCAGGAAAGCCTATCTCAATCTTGCTCAAGCCAGAACGTATCTTGCCATATATGCCCTGGACATTAGGGGCGGAAATTCCCAGGGGAACGCTCATGCCTACATCCTTAACTCCGAAGCCTGCTCCCTGCACATCCTGGCTTTGGGCAGTGTTAGCTGCGGCCTGCGCTCCTGCGCTGTCCGGATTTTCTACTGCGCTGCCGTCATAAAACGGCCTGTCCATAGGTCCGTACATATCGTTCAGTGAGTTGTATCCTGAGTAAAACTGCATTTTGGTTTGTGCTTTTGTGTTTTTTTAATCCTTTGCAGAGATTTTGAAGCTTAAGCGCTGATTCTAAATCCCTACCAATTCAGCATGTTGTGGTGCTTCTTAAAATGATGGTATATGTTCCATATTGCGCTTCTTACATTGCCTGCTGCAGAAGACTGTGCTTTCTGCATATCCCAGTCCTTCTGCTTTTCAGAGTGCTTTGCCTTTGCCCTGTCCATCATCTCCTTGACAGACTTAAATGATGAGGAAAAGGGATTTCCTTCGGGCCTCTGCTCCTCAATCTTTTTCCCGCTTTTTGATTCAAAGTCTTCGCCTGCTTCCTCTAAATAGCGCATCAGCTCGTCTCCCAATGATTCCATAGATACCTTAACAGACTTGTCAACTATCCCGAGCAGCTTAAAATCCTCCCTTGCCTTAAGCTTCTGGTAATTCTCTATCTGCTCATCCGTCCAGGTGTAGGCCCGAAAGTTTACCTGAACCTTGCCGACATGGATGGGGCCGCGCTGGTATTCCTGGTGGTAATTCATCTCGGGCCTGGTTCGATAGAGGAAATGGACTAATATACACTGGTTTATCAGGCCGCTGGGCTTTTTTGCCAGTATCTCTATCTCTATCATGCTCTGCTCAAAGGCAGCCATTATGTCTGGAGAGTGCATCTTATTCTGGTCCATAGTAAGCCTCTCTATGTTCCTGAGATAGGGCTTTACCCATGTCATGTACATCTTCACTATCTCGTAATGCTGCCTTAGGTATTTTAGGGTAAAGATTCTCCTGTTCTTGATTTCCTCGTAGGTGTGCTCTTTCCATGCAAGGAAGCTCCGGAGCTTTCTCTTGAGGACTTCCTTTACCTTGTTGTTGAACTGGGCGCGGTCTTTTTCTACAACATCGTCCACGTCCTCCTGCTTTAAGGGATGGGTGTTGAAAAACAAGTCGGGCAGGGTGGTGAACTGAACTTCCCTTGCCATCCCGTAAACAGAGGCGGGATTCTTAGCGCCCTGCTCAACCATATCCACCCAGATTCCCTTTAATGTTATTTCCGCAGACTGCCTTGACCTCGATTCTGCGTCGTAGCTGTCAGCATAATAGCCAAGCCTCTCATCAAGTATTCTCAATTCCCTTACCAACTGGAATAACTCCTTGACCATCTTTCCGATAGTGGCGAGAAACTGGCTTACCTTGTCCTGCTGGAGCCCGAGCCTCTGCTGTGATGCGCCGAAAAAAGAGCTGTTTTCCGAAGCAGAGAATACGTCGGTGATTTTTATTATATAGGGAAAGCCCCACATATTCCTAAGATATTCCAATACCCAAAAATAAGGCTCTTCGATTGCCATGTTGAAAGCTTCCACTATTAAGCGGTACCTTATTATTGATTCAGGGTAGCCTGTAAACCTGGGCTTGTCGTTCCTGACTTCCTCGTCATACTCTGAGCTGAATCCCGATTCTTCCAATTCCTCTTCTGTAATCATATATCTCTCCCCTATTTTAAGGTATAAATATCTTATGATTTTTTAGTGTCTTGACTTATACAATGCTGCTGTACTGCCTATCTTTCTTATTAAAACCGCTCCTGTGCGGCTTATCATCTCTTTTATATGCTGCTCTTTGCCTTCCGCTGCGGGCTTCAAAAACCTTACCTTGACAAGCTTCTTTTTCTTCAGCTGCGACTCTATCTCTTTTAATGCCTGCGGGGTAAGGCCTGCCTTGCCTATCCTTATGTTTGGCTTCAAATTTGCTGCTTTTTTCCTTAGCTCTTTTATTTCCATCTTAATCATGGGTGTGGTGGTGCACAGGCCTGTCATGGCCGAGCGACTGCCTGTTTTTAAGATCTTCAATATGCGCCAGCTTATGCTGGATGAGCTTATCCATGTCATTGCCGAACCTCTCTATCAGCACTGAAACATGGTCGCCTCCGAGCAGGTGGGGAATAATGACATAGTCTGCCCCTGAATCGTATAACTGCAGCGCATCTTCTACTTTGTATGCTGTAACAAACACCATTGCCTTCTTGTTGACTTCCTTTGTCTTCTTTATCAAGAGGTTATTGTCCCTCTTATCCGGGGAGGTGCTGATGACCATTGCCACCTGCCTTAAGTTGATCCTTTCAATAACCTCTGCGTCGCTTATGTCGCCGTAGATGCAGTGGATGTTCTGCTTTATCAGGCGCTTGATTACCTCTGGATTATAATCCACCACAAGGAGCTCTTTTTTTAGTATATGGAGCTTTTTTACGATTGAGTAGCCCATGCGGTCATAACCCACTAAAAGGACATCGTATTGCTTGTCGTGGCTTGCCAGCTCAAGATCCTTGCCGCCGGATTGTGAAAACCGGTCAAATTTCCTAAGAAAACCCTTTAATGCTGCATATATGCTGTACTCGTATTTTATGAAATAGCTTGTTGCTGCCATGGTGAGCACTGCTATGATGGCTGTCATGGAGAAAACCTGCTCATTTATGTGCTTCAGGAGCAAACCCTGTGTAGCTATGATCAAAGAGAATTCGCTGGTCTGCGCCATGGATATGGAGGTGAGAAATGCAGGCCTTTTCTTGTAGCCGAAAAATGAGGTGATGAATAATGTTACTAAAGGCTTGAGCAGCAAGACTGTGATTATAAGAGCTGAAGCCATGATAATGTGGGCCTTGTCTATTGAGACGATTGACATGCCCAAGCTTACAAAAAAGATGGTAGAGAAGAAATCCCTCATTGACCTTACTTTTCCTATAATCTCTATGCTGTAAGGAAGATTTGCCAATGCTACGCCTGCGACGAAAGCCCCTATAGAGATTGAGAAGCCGAGGCTTGCAAAGAAGAGCGAAAAAAGGAACAGTATGCTTATTGCGGTAAGGAAGAGCAGTTCCTGGCTTTTGGCAGAAAACTTGAATACAGCAGGGAAGAGGTATTTGTTTGCTGCGAACGCTATTATCAGAAGCAAAAGCGCCTTGCCCAGAGCCATCAGGAGTATGGTAAAGTTAAATCCTATAATATTGCCTAATATTGAAATTGCAAATATTGCAAGAAGGTCTTCCATCAGAAGAAAGCCCACAATTATCCTGCCGTGCAGTGTGTCTAATTCCTTCTTGTCTGAAAGTATCTTGATGACTACCATTGTTGAGGAGAAAGCAAGGATTATGCCGACATATACAGACTCAAGAGTGCTGAATCCTGCAAGAAGCATTATAAGGAAGCCTGTGGTGAAGAAGATAATCGACTTAGCAAGGCCGCCCAGCGTAGCCACCATCCCTATGGTCTTAAGCTTGTTAAGGTCTATTTCAAGCCCTACCATGAAAAGAAGGAATGCAATTCCCATCTGGGAAAGTGTCTCTATTATGCTTCGGT includes the following:
- a CDS encoding ribosome assembly RNA-binding protein YhbY, producing the protein MTWISSSSISWRILKILKTGSRSAMTGLCTTTPMIKMEIKELRKKAANLKPNIRIGKAGLTPQALKEIESQLKKKKLVKVRFLKPAAEGKEQHIKEMISRTGAVLIRKIGSTAALYKSRH